In Lycium ferocissimum isolate CSIRO_LF1 chromosome 3, AGI_CSIRO_Lferr_CH_V1, whole genome shotgun sequence, the genomic window GCGCACTATGGGCGATGTCAGTATGGATCGAGAGCTTGTTATACATGTGGCAGCCTAGATCATTTCATGAGGGACTGCCCACAGGGGAGACCTACTGGTATGGCGCAGCCGACAGGGTCTATAGCAGGGTCATCAGCATCCGTGCGTCCTTCTGGGCGCGGGTCTCAGTCTTCAGCaggtagaggcagaggtagGGGCGGAGCTTCTGGTGCAGGCGGTGCTCAGAACCGCATCTATGCTTTGGCAGGTCGTCAAGACTTGGAGTCCTCACCAGATGTTGTGACAGGTACATTAACAGTCTGTTCATATAACGTTTATGCGTTGATAGATCCGGGGTCCAATTTGTCCTATGTCACTCCATTTATTGCGGGAAAATTTGGTATAGTGCCAGAATTGTTGAATGAACCATTTTCTAtgtctacacctgttggtgaGCCTGTTATTGCTAGGAAGATTTATCGTGGTTGTTCTGTAGTTGTTTGTGGTCGTCAGACCATAGCAGATCTTATAGAGTTACAGATGGTCGACTTTGACgtcattatgggaatggattggttagcttccaTTTATGCTAGTGTGGGGTGTTGGACGAAGACTGTTACGTTCCACTTTCCGGGGGAAACAACTTTggaatggaagggcaatacgGCTTCGCCGAAAGGTAGAttcatttcctatctcaaggcgaaGAAGATGATTTCGAAGGGATGTATCTATCATATAGTTCGAGTCTAGGATACAGAAGCAAAACCGCCAACCCTTCAGTCCATTCCTgtagttaatgagttcccagatgtgttcccagatgagcttccaggtctcccGCCAGAGCGAGAAATTGACTTCGCTATAGATGTACTACCGGATACTCAGCCGATATccatccctccttataggatggccccTGCTGAgttgaaggagttgaaggaaCAGTTGAAGGATCTAttggagaagggctttatcagaCCTAGTacgtcaccgtggggagccccagtattgttcgtaagaaagaaggatggttcgctacggatgtgtatcgactataggcagttgaataaggtgacgattaagaataagtatccacttcgaggatagatgatttatttgatcaattgcagggtgctagatatttctcgaagatagacttgagatcgggataTCACCAGGTCAGGATCAGAGGGAAGGACATTTCGAAGACAACATTtaggactagatatggtcattttgagttccttgttatgtctttcggattgactaatgctccagctgtattcatggacctgatgaatcgtgtattcagacccttcctggacctgtttgtgattgtgtttatagatgatattctggtttattctcgatcagagactgagcatgcagaccatttgcgtgCGGTACTTAGAGTCCTTCAGGACCAGAAGTTGTACGCGAAattctccaaatgtgaattttggctaaactctgtggcttttctagggcatattatttcagatgaGGGCATCAAagtggatactcagaagatagaggctgtgaagacttggcctcgacctacgacgccgacggaggttcgtagttttctgggtttagcagggtattacagaagatttgtagagggcttctcttctctttctgcCCCGTTGACGAAGTTGACTCAGAAGGCAGccaagttccaatggacagatgcttgcgagcggagttttcaagaattgaaggataggttgacttcagcaccagttctagcacttccagagggattcgAGGGCTATGCTGTCTATTGTGACGCTTCGAGGGTCggattgggttgtgtattgatgcagcacggcaaggtgattgcttacGCTTCTAGACAGCTcaggaagcacgagaagaactatccgactcACGACCTAGAGTTAGCAGCCATGATTCATGCACTTAAAAtctggagacattacttatatggcgttcatgttgacatctatacagatcataagagtcttcagtacatcttcaagcagaaggagctaaacttgcggcagaggcggtggttagaattgctgaaagattatgatgttgatattttgtaccacccggggaaagcaaatgtggtagcagatgccctcagccgcaaatctatgggtagtttaGCATACCTACGGGCTGGAAAAAGGGAGCTGGCTCATGAGCTTCTTCAGCTAGCCAATTTGGGGGTCAGAGTTATAGATTCAGGAGATGCCGGAGTTACTATTCAGACTACAGcaacatcatccttagtagCCGAGGTGAAAAGGCGCCAGTATGAAGACCCTTCATTGACCCATTACAAGGATACAACTCCGCAAAAGAAGAAATCACCATTCGGGGTTACTGGAGAGGGAGTCCTCAGGTATCGCGGtaggttgtgtgttcccgatgttgcgGGGTTACGTCAGAAGATTATGGCGGAGGCTCATTGCTCCcgctattctatccatcctgggtcaacaaagatgtaccgcGACATTAAAgaggtttattggtgggatggaatgaagaaggatatagcagagttcgtagcccagtgtcctaattgtcaataggtgaagattgaacatcagaagcccggcggattattgcaggctatggagatcccgacttggaagtgggaagtagttaatatggatttcatctcAGGCTTACCCCGATCTCAGCGTAGGTttaattctatatgggtaattgttgatagattgacaAAATCAGCACACTTTCTacctgtcaggactacttactccgccgaggattatgcaaagctttatattaaggagatagtctgacttcatggtgttcctgtATCCATTATCTCTGATAGGGGTACGCAGTTTGcggctaatttttggaaatctttccaggagggtttggggactcaggtgaatcTTAGCACAAACATTTCACCCCCGGACGGACGGACGGCGGtgagcgtactattcaaacccttgaagatatgttaagggcatgtgtgctagattttgggggaaattgggatgatcacttgcctcttattgagtttgcatacaataatagttaccactccagtattcagatggccccgtatgaagctttatatgggcggaagtgcagatcaccaattggatggtttgaagtgggagagacgAAATTAGTAGGGCCagacttaattcagcaagcGGTGGATAAAGTTAAGCTTATTCGGGATCGATTATTAATAGCccaaagtcgacagaagtcttacgcggataatcgccgacgagacttggagttccaagctaatgattgggtattcctaaaggtgtcaccgatgaaaggcgttatgagatttggtaaaaagggtaagcttagccctcgatatattgggccttataggATTATTCGTAGAGTGGGcaaggtagcttatgagttggatcTACCTTCCAACTTAGAGTCCGTACACCCAGTcttccatgtatccatgctccgtaagtgtgttggagatccttcgaGAGTTGTGCCCAtcgatgatgttcaggttaccgagcaactatcatataaagagGTCCCCATTGCAatcctagatagacaagttcggaggctaagaactaaagatgtagcctcagtgaaagttctttggagaaacaataatagggaagaaatgacttgggaggctgaggaagatatgaagtccaggtatccacatttgtttccactcccagaagAAGTTCAGACAGAGACGTCATTGTCTTCAGGTGCGTAACACTTTCCTTCTTATAGTTCcttggtcgtgtggggccattattgtcattgttgttgtagccctgtgaggcactgtatattttgggttgttgtgacaggatggtagtggtacaattacaggggaaactctggtgaaattttcgtagaattcctaagagtttaacattcgaggacgaatgtttctaaggggggaggaatgttacacctcgtagtttggTACGTtaagattcgttaggtgtttgTGGTGTAATTGGGGATACTGGAGTCCCTtataggatatatgagattatatgcgcctaccttatgattatgagggtttaagttcatataataagctagggaaggattggagggcaagtggattaaggaaattaagtttgttggaactttggagaaaagatgggggacaattttggtccaacttggagaaagaatatattttagtatatgaggagttttgaagtaaagcaaaagcctaaattgaagttcatgaagtctagtttccaacacaacaaaccgcgcgtcaatccgacatcggaatcaaacgttatgagcattttaagatgggCTGTCAGAGCAGGgaattaaccctgcgcgaacATGCCAGAAGgcggcgcgaacgcgcagaggagaAGGAgcaactcagcgcgaacgcaAGGGGTGGCGCGATCGCGCAAGTAAATTTTAAAGGTCGGTCCGGCGACTCCGGAACTCTATATAAGGGGGCTCAcccctttttcttcatcaaaacaCACCAGAAAGCCCTTCAAATATTCTGGAAATTTCCCTAGCCTTCATACATCAaattttaacgcgaattaaATATAATCTCCGAATTCTGGTCCcgacagcgtatagttgtgattataaaattGTATTGTAGCGAGTCTTGGGTTGAATTCAAATATTGCGGTTCTAGCGgaggtaaggtatgaatcttcctttattgatattgatttaggtgtatttacggagataaagttattaattaatCGTATAACAAATTtgtgggttgagaaattggataaacatcgtgtgagatgttttatggaatattttggtatggatgatgatgttgttggcattagagttgttgttgttgtgttgattgttggtattgtgatttcgggctagggatataaacaggggagatgctgcccgaattttggcagattctaaagaagtctaatttaaagacttgagataggcatatgtcaataagcctaacagtagtatgatttctcttgaatgtagatttacgagctcgggagaATAAACGTTAAGTAATAgaagaccgaaaaggtatgttaaggttgttccttcttttcttggcatgtttccatatatggtaagagCGTGATAAACCTTATGACTCGAGATgtgtcaaagtagagcttgtcatattattGTCTAGTTTCCGAGTGTTAcgttattctttctgaggggccacATCACCTCTCTATttccttgagtttatagagagacagaagagacatgttaGTATCttgcatgatatatatatatatatttatatatatatatatatatatatatatatgatatatatatatatatttttctttagcctggccatttggtcagtgagatatttttatttttcctggCCTACGGGTtagtgagacagatatgcctgACCTACGGGttagtgagacagattgcctggccgacgggtcagtgagacagattgcctggccgacgggtcagtgagacatattgcctggccacttggtcagtgagattttacagttgcctggccacttggtcagtgagatatataatagtattatattgcatttcatatgagacaggtcaggtgagatattcagggcattctttggcctccagattgtatCATTTCCAGATCAGTTTCAGTTAtcgttgccttacatactcggtacattattttgtactgacgtcccttttgccgggggcgctgcattcatgcctgcaggtacagatCGATAGATTGATAGACCTCCCCAATAGGCAGGATCTGAcatcagctgattggtgagctccctttcTGTTCGGAGTTGCCAGGTCCTTTGgagttttcctttttggttccAGATTGTATGGTACAGTCACACATCtccctagaggcttgtagatgagTCCTGTATATAGTATGACAGTGTGATAGCCTTGGCGGCTTGTATATGTCTGTTGGATGCTGTTGGTTTTGCACGATTAAAGCAGCCTCCTCGGCTTGCtcagttatgtatatatttcaAGGTGTGCGCCCAGTTCAGACGAGATAATCAGTATTTTTATGTATCTCTAGATTAGACATTATCAGTTTAAGTTGGGGGCCACTCCTCGGattttcagatttagagtggttcacTCGGGCCTAGTTTGGCTTCGGGTGCCGATCACGTCACTCCGGAATTGAGGCGTGACAGAAAtgcgacgattctttttgctatagcttcgtaattacgatacggatctaatggttcaatcgaaacacaaaaAAAAGGTCGTTTGATCAATATGAAGCCCTTTATCCCCAAGGAATTATGGTGAAAACATCGAATACAAGCGCAACACAACCCAAAtccatctgaaactctttggaatctcaccaaaacttgtggacaagtcctaaatcatcatacaaacttgttggaacttttaaaatattgacACGGGGTTACCTTaacccgatgttgaccgtgtTCAATTCTAACTcgttaacttaactagttcttctaccaatgactcaaatcacactcaaacctttcgggaaccaaaccaatgacttcactaagtcataaatcctAAAGGGACCCGAGAAAGGATCGacaagggtaaatgggtcaaaaacacgataacgaccaaacggattGTTACATGAGTCCTTCATACCAGGACTATATAGCAGTTTTTTCAGTTATTATTGAGCCAACTTCCTCAAGGAAACTTCCAAGTTCCAGCATTGGAATGACGCTATGCAAGTAGAAATAGATG contains:
- the LOC132048827 gene encoding LOW QUALITY PROTEIN: uncharacterized protein LOC132048827 (The sequence of the model RefSeq protein was modified relative to this genomic sequence to represent the inferred CDS: inserted 1 base in 1 codon), whose product is MTQRQPRAPAGAVTADGSHSLRVRVFLALDPPEHSGVKRDEDSQNFVDKLQRIFRVMHATETEAVELAAFRLRDIAVLWYERWEHARGPEAPPARWSEFSEAFLDHYLPLEIREARVDQFLTVQQGSSSVRDYCLRFDSLARYAPSFFDSSRARIYRFIAGLHPDYVEACTTAAVSDNMDLARIQAFAQNCEDRRHQRRAAESMEREYHKRARTTGQQGESRGSFRPQHQGKPFRPPSAQSQGYRSGYYIPSGPGESSRMSGSQQQRGPGQARSLPQQCGNCGRAHYGRCQYGSRACYTCGSLDHFMRDCPQGRPTGMAQPTGSIAGSSASVRPSGRGSQSSAGRGRGRGGASGAGGAQNRIYALAGRQDLESSPDVVTGTLTVCSYNVYALIDPGSNLSYVTPFIAGKFGIVPELLNEPFSMSTPVGEPVIARKIYRGCSVVVCGRQTIADLIELQMVDFDVIMGMDWLASIYASVGCWTKTVTFHFPGETTLEWKGNTASPKEAKPPTLQSIPVVNEFPDVFPDELPGLPPEREIDFAIDVLPDTQPISIPPYRMAPAELKELKEQLKDLLEKGFIRPSTSPWGAPVLFVRKKDGSLRMCIDYRQLNKVTIKNKYPLXRIDDLFDQLQGARYFSKIDLRSGYHQVRIRGKDISKTTFRTRYGHFEFLVMSFGLTNAPAVFMDLMNRVFRPFLDLFVIVFIDDILVYSRSETEHADHLRAVLRVLQDQKLYAKFSKCEFWLNSVAFLGHIISDEGIKVDTQKIEAVKTWPRPTTPTEVRSFLGLAGYYRRFVEGFSSLSAPLTKLTQKAAKFQWTDACERSFQELKDRLTSAPVLALPEGFEGYAVYCDASRVGLGCVLMQHGKVIAYASRQLRKHEKNYPTHDLELAAMIHALKIWRHYLYGVHVDIYTDHKSLQYIFKQKELNLRQRRWLELLKDYDVDILYHPGKANVVADALSRKSMGSLAYLRAGKRELAHELLQLANLGVRVIDSGDAGVTIQTTATSSLVAEVKRRQYEDPSLTHYKDTTPQKKKSPFGVTGEGVLRYRGRLCVPDVAGLRQKIMAEAHCSRYSIHPGSTKMYRDIKEMDVNNAFLLGDLHEEVYMDLPQGFQRQGEYKVCKLLKSLYGLKQASRKWNLKLIEALIDIGYTQSPHVHSLFTKNLEMIELLYSSMWMICYSLAAAQV